The genomic segment acaggagtgaactatcatcatctagtactgttacaggtgtgaactatcatcatcatctagtactgttacaggagtgaactatcatcataatctagtactgttacaggagtgaactatcatcataatctagtactgttacaggagtgaactatcatcatcatctagtactgttacaggagtgaactatcatcatcatctagtactgttacaggagtgaactatcatcatcatctagtactgttacaggagtgaactatcagcatcatctagtactgttacaggagtgaactatcatcatcatctagtactgttacaggagtgaactatcatcatctagtactgttacaggagtgaactatcatcatctagtactgttacaggagtgaactatcatcatctagtactgttacaggagtgaactatcatcatctagtactgttacaggagtgaactatcatcatcatctagtactgttacaggagtgaactatcatcatcatctagtactgttacaggagtgaactatcatcatctagtactgttacaggagtgaactatcatcatctagtactgttacaggtgtgaactatcatcatcatctagtactgttacaggagtgaactatcatcataatctagtactgttacaggagtgaactatcatcataatctagtactgttacaggagtgaactatcatcatcatctagtactgttacaggagtgaactatcatcatcatctagtactgttacaggagtgaactatcatcatcatctagtactgttacaggagtgaactatcagcatcatctagtactgttacaggagtgaactatcatcatcatctagtactgttacaggagtgaactatcatcatcatctagtactgttacaggagtgaactatcatcatcatctagtactgttacaggagtgaactatcatcatctagtactgttacaggTGTGAACTATCATCTAGAAACTGTTACAGGAGTGAACTATCATCATcatctagtactgttacaggagtgaactatcatcatcatctagtactgttacaggAGTGCCCCAGGAGAAACAATGCCACCTCATTCTGCAGAATATTACAGAATTCTGCCTCATGATTCTGAGGTTGTATGTTCAAGAGAGAACGTGCAGGATTTTATGGCTCAATGGTTAGAACCCCTGTCACATAACCTTGAGTTTGTGGGTTTAAACCTCAACTTTTACACTTGTGTAGATTTCTGCAACTATTAACGTCAAACATACAAAGAGGAGCAAGAAAAGTGCGAAGGAGTCTGGCTTGGGTTAACAATTATCCAAAACCAATTTTGGAGTTGGAAGTCCATGGTTTTGTCGTTGTTGTAAACGACGTTGCCCCTGATGACAACGTAGTGGATCAGTTCCTGGTGTCCTCCTAACTGGTAGATGAGATGCTCTCACCCGCCGGACAACACCATCAACACAACACTGTCAGTCTACACTAAAGTGTCAGCCACACACAGACAATCAACACAACTTTAGGTAGTCTCACTCACACAATCAACCCAACCTTAGGCAGTCTCACACAAACCAATCGGTTCCATTCACACAGCTACTGCATTTTAGACAACACCATGCACAGTCCTCATCACAGCTACAAGATAACCTTTCAGCAGCTAGATGACTTAAAGGTCAGCTGGACCATAGTGTGGTGTCTGACCACTAAATGAAGCCAGCTCTTACAATATAGTAGTATTTATTGACGGCAACTTTAACGTGGTGCGTTGAGAACCAGCAGGTCGCCGTGTTTGTTGACCTCCGGGGAGCCGTGCGCGTGAGAGCGTCCCAGGGCGTAGGCTGCGTTGATGGTGGAGGCGGTCAGAGCCTCGGGCATGGACATCCTCATGTTGACACACGCCAGGTGCATCCCCACTGGCtgggatagacagagagggataaagagatgaTGACAGAGGGATCGCTATATAGAGGAATAGGCTTTTTACCTTCTCCCATTGAACTTATCCCCACAGCCCCCTCCATCTTTCCCCCCTAACTACCcccccctaaacacacacacacacacacaatacaggaATGGTTCAGTGAGATGGAcatgttgggttctgagaatatgaaatatacttattcatgtcactgatggAGTGCTGAGGttgagggtctacaccagaagttaagggttataggaggaaggtatatagtgggtgCAACTAAGCTTGGAATGTGTTGAGCGCAGGGAAGCGATtacatgtggcaggcattgataaggggagagagccatggattagtggtggaggggggttgaggtcaggtcaggcattgataaggggagagagccatggataagtgatggaggggggttgaggtcaggtcaggcattgataaggggagagagccatggattagtgatggagggggttgaggtcaggtcaggcattgataaggggggagagccatggattagtgatggagggggttgaggtcaggtcaggcattgataaggggagagagccatggattagtgatggaggggggttgaggtcaggtcaggcattgataaggggggagagccatggattagtgatggaggggggttgaggtcaggtcaggcattgataaggggggagagccatggattagtggtagaggggggttgaggtcaggtcaggtcaccttAAGGGAGAAATAAAGGTTTATGACCCGTATCACTAGTGTCCTGCCTAGCAGTAAAGAACGATGTTTGTATAGATAGGTAGGAGGAGCCTATGAGGaacggttaaatatcagtgcttatgtgattttttgttgttgtctgaatGCCACTGTATTGATCCTCTGGGTAGAATAAACTTGGTTAAACTTTCATAAATGTCCGTTGTGTTTTTTAatctgagaattagaacctaacagacAGTACCATAGACACTTAATACGTACAGGTACTAAACCAGTTGTTACCACAGTGACAGTAGAGAGGCGCAGGTTGATGATGCGTACCTGTGCAGAGTTCATGGGGTGCAGCTCGTCTCCGTGGAAGTTGATGCTGAGGCCCATGTCCAGGCCGGCCTGCAGGATGGAGCGCGTGGAGGACAGGTCAAACACACCCTGCTCACAGAACACATCTATGTTGTCCACCCTCAGGGCCCCCGCTGACATACGCTCACGCAGCCGTGGCAACTGGACCTGAAGGATGTCTGCTGTCGCCTCGGCGACAGTCTTACCCCTGGGAAAGAATCAGAAGGGGTGGGTATTTAATAACACCTAGTGAGGACTAAAGTCAGTAGGGTTAGCTGTATGGGTGTGGGTGAATGTGAGGTCACGACGGGGTGGAATTGAGGTGTCTGTTTAGGATGGGGAGTGTTCAACATGGTGtagtgcagtggttcccaacctttttctgTTACTGTACCatcaactgaattttgctctgaccagagtacctctGAAGTACCCCCTCACGTGCATTTTACCAGCAAGTCTATGGTGttatgagtcttctcaagtaccccctgtggatagaccaagtacccccaggggttctagtacccctggttggggaCTATTGGTGTAGAGAGTGTGTGTTCAGTACTTAGGGATAGCATGTGCTCCACAGTAGGTAGACGAAATATTGATTGGTAGGGTACGTCTGGCCGTCTCGATGACCTCCAGCATCTTCAGCTCTGTCTGCAGCTCCAGGCCGGAGCCAGTCTTACACTCCACCTGGGTGGTGCCTGCCCGCTGCATCCGACCCAGCCTGCCTGTCAGAGAGGCCAGCAGGGTGGAGGCAAGAGCAGCGCGGGTGTGCTCCACTGTGAAGTGGATCCCTCCTCCGGCACGGTGCACATCCATGGAAGTGGCACCAGCCAACTGTCGGCACACACAGCATTAGCTAGGCTGCGTtttgacaggcagcccaattctgatctttttcactaattggtcttttgaaaaATCAGATCACCTCTGAAACAGATCTCGTGTGAAATGATCTGATGCgactggtcaaaagaccaatttgtggaaaaaagatcagaattgggctgcttgtGTAAACACCATATAAACCTTTACTTTTACTCTAAAAGGTGAGTCAGATTACAAGCTGTTGAGGCAGAGGGGACAGGACTAAGGGAAGTCATATTTACCTTCATGGCAAATTCATGAACCCCGTCTCCAGCCCATATGGGGTGGGTGTGTGCATCAACCAATCCTGAAACGTAATAATACAATGAGCACAGCTGCATTTCTATAAAACCTAATTCTCTACATGATAGAACACTAAACCAAAGATTCAAATATTTgtatcaatagaacaggggagcATTTGGCAGGACCAAACGTTTTGGAACATTCAAATATGCCAGGTAGGCCAAACATGGCTCTCTGACACACAGGAGGCTGTGGAGGGGAGAACAGCTcataaccatgtgtttgataccattccactgattccgcgccagccattaccatgagcccgtcctcctcaaTTGATGTGCCACCCACCTCCTGTgctgacatgtagaataaggaataACGTCAGCCCTAttcatggcatttctatctgcacCGTTCGACAACGTTTGTCAAATAAACGTGGCCAAGGTTGCATGTTTACACGGCCCTtactatccgggatccttgggacgtccctacacCATTGAAATGTACATTTAAAATGGTACGGGTTAAGTTTAGCATTAggaaagggttatggttagggttaaggatcccagatagcacaaACCATGTTTACGCCTTCGTGCACGCCTAGATCTACCGCCCCTATTGTCCAGGATGGTGTATTGCACTGATACTTGCCTGGAATGACATGCATGCCAGTTGCATCGATTACTTTATCAAACGTGCACCCCGCATATTGGAAATCAATGGTGCTCGCTAGTCCAATATCCTTTATCAGACCGTCGCTGCACGAACAAAACACAGCTCTTTTAAGCAATAGTTTGCGGTGGAAAAACGTTTGGTTTAGCCAAAACTTACCTCCCGACAACCAAACCACTGTTCTCACACACAGCTTTTGCGTCCCTTCCTTCGTCAGGAACTTCTCACCGTTGTTGCAAATTAAAACCACCCGTTTCACGTTCTTTACCAAAAGTTTGTAAGACATTTTGAAATAGTTGAAATGAAGCTTAAAAATGTAAATTACTTTTGTAAGTCACCTAACTGTCACTTTCTAGCGGTTTGGAGAAAAGTAAATATGTGGAGAACAGGTGTTCAAAGTGCAAGTCTGGGAGGGGCTTTGGAAATTAGGAATACTGTACATTGATTGACAAATTCTGTTCAATGTGTAGTGTTTGTTAATTTGGTTGAGACACCACATCAATCACCTCCCTCACAAACCTGTAATAATACCACCAGACAGCAGGTTTAGGAATGGGTACAATAACCATCATCTTTTCAATTTATTATACAGTGATATAATACATATTGGATcataaacagtaaaaaaaaaaaattgctctTGAAAGTTTCACCTATATAAAGCTAACTTTCTTACCAAGAGTCCATTTTCCACATAGTGAAAATGAAAAAACAAAGATTCAAAACAACACTCATCCAGATCTTCAGTTGCAAGTCTCATCCTCGCCATCATTCTT from the Salmo salar chromosome ssa17, Ssal_v3.1, whole genome shotgun sequence genome contains:
- the LOC106576292 gene encoding probable imidazolonepropionase gives rise to the protein MSAGALRVDNIDVFCEQGVFDLSSTRSILQAGLDMGLSINFHGDELHPMNSAQPVGMHLACVNMRMSMPEALTASTINAAYALGRSHAHGSPEVNKHGDLLVLNAPR